In Rissa tridactyla isolate bRisTri1 chromosome 2, bRisTri1.patW.cur.20221130, whole genome shotgun sequence, a single window of DNA contains:
- the PTER gene encoding phosphotriesterase-related protein: protein MPSLGGKAQTVLGPVDPDHLGYTLTHEHLTMNYSSCFCPPSPGQEPLSDGPIEMKNLFWIKQNPYSHKENLLLYQETDAVKEELLHFKAAGGGTIVENTTTGIGRNMNTLKKLAEETGVHIIAGAGFYVDSTHSSQTQAMTVEQLTDIIVDEILNGADGTNIKCGVVGEIGCSWPLTPSEHRVLQATAQAQSQLGCPVIIHPGRNSDAPFQIIRILQEAGADASKTVMSHLDRTIFDTKKLLEFAKLGCYLEYDLFGTEFLHYQFHPDIDMPSDNERIARIRMLIDEGYEDRILIAHDVHTKNRLMKYGGHGYSHILKNIVPKMLIRGISQDKIDKILQANPKRWLTFK from the exons atgccTTCCTTGGGAGGGAAAGCGCAGACAGTCTTGGGCCCTGTGGATCCAGACCACCTTGGCTATACATTGACTCATGAACACTTGACTATGAACTACAGCAGCTGTTTTTGTCCACCTTCTCCAGGCCAAGAGCCTCTGTCTGATGGGCCCATTGAGATGAAGAACTTGTTTTGGATTAAGCAAAATCCCTACAGCCATAAAGAAAACCTTCTTTTGTATCAGGAAACAGATGCTGTGAAGGAGGAGCTGTTGCATTTTAAAGCAGCAGGTGGTGGGACGATTGTGGAAAACACAACCACAGGAATTGGTCGGAATATGAATACTTTGAAGAAACTTGCTGAAGAAACTGGGGTCCATATTATTGCTGGGGCTGGGTTTTATGTGGATTCCACTCATTCTTCTCAGACACAGGCCATGACAGTGGAGCAG CTTACAGATATTATTGTTGATGAGATACTCAATGGAGCGGATGGGACTAACATCAAGTGTGGTGTGGTGGGAGAAATAGGTTGCTCCTGGCCTTTGACTCCAAGTGAACACCGAGTCCTTCAGGCAACAGCGCAGGCTCAGTCACAGCTCGGCTGCCCTGTTATCATCCATCCTGGCCGGAACAGCGATGCACCTTTCCAGATCATTCGCATTCTGCAGGAAGCTGGGGCTGATGCTTCAAAGACAGTCATGTCTCACCTCGACAG GACTATATTTGATACCAAGAAACTTCTGGAATTTGCTAAACTGGGATGCTATTTAGAGTATGACCTATTTGGTACAGAATTTCTTCATTACCAGTTCCATCCTGATATTGACATGCCGAGTGACAACGAAAGAATTGCAAG GATTCGTATGCTGATCGATGAAGGCTATGAAGACAGAATTCTGATCGCTCATGATGTGCACACTAAGAATAGGTTGATGAAATATGGAGGTCATGGATATTCACATATCCTTAAAAATATAGTTCCTAAAATGCTAATTAGAGGCATATCCCAAGATAAAATTGATAAAATACTCCAAGCAAATCCAAAGCGGTGGTTGACTTTTAAATAG